Within Methyloterricola oryzae, the genomic segment GCGGAAAGATGGAACGGTGGGTCCGTTCGCCAGAACCGGGCCGCCTGGGCGAGCGCGACCTGAGCCTAGGGCTTGGTTCCCTTGACGATGAACGCGGTGAACGAGCTGAAAAACTGTCCTCGCCTATCCAGTTCGGCAAGTCCCTCCAGCCATTCCTCGATTTCCTCTGTGGAGGCGCGCCCGGCTGCGCCGGCGGCCGCGGCGGTCCGGGAGAGATCGAGTACCTGATCCGCCAGTTCCAGTTCGTTGAAAACGAGCGTTTGCGGGACGATTTGAATGTCCACCAGCCCGGCTTGTAGAAAATGCCGCGCCAGTTGGCGGCCTATCCAGCCTCCTGAGGGAAAGCTGTCGCACCAGACGTTCAGGAGGATGCGGGTCAGGACTTTATGGTTCGAATCGACCGTCAAGGTCTCCCAGTCGGGGTCCATGGCAACCACGTACGCGCCGCTGCGGACGACCCGGCTCATCTCCGCGACCACCTGCAGCGGCTCGGCGATATGCTGCAAGGTCCGGTCGATACGGGCGCCGTCAAGACTGGAATCGGCAAACGGCAGGCTGCGGGCGTCTGCCTGAATGAGCCGGACCGGCAACCCGGAGGGCATCACGGTTTCCCGGGCGACCCCCAGCAGTTCGGTGCTGAGGTCCACGGCGAAAACCTGGCCCGACGGGCCCACCTCGCGCGCCAGGGCCACGGCGTCTTCCCCCGTGCCGCAGCCGACCTCCAGGACGCAGTCGCCTTCCTTCAGCGCCAGCAGGTCGCGCGTCTTCTGCTTGTAGGATCGATAAAACTCCAGCGATTGCTGGAGACGCAGGCACTGAACGAACCGCTGCGCGGCGCCGGCACCATCGACATTCTGGAAATCCGTGGCGAAATAGGTCATGCCGTGCTTGGGCCAGGCTCGGGACTCAGTGTTCCTCCCCCTTCATCACCCGCTTGTACCAGCCCGGATGATGCTTGTGAGCCCAGGCTCGGGTGACGGTGCCGCGCACCATGGCGCCGATGGTGCCATTGATCCACAGCGCCGCGTAGATATGCACGATGATGCCGGAGATCATGACGAAGGCGCAGAGCGCGTGCAGCAGGGCGCTGATGCGGATGATGTCAATCGAGAAATACGGCGCGAACCAGGGCCGCCAGATGACGATGCCGGTGAGCAGCAACGTGGGGATGGTGGCGATCATGGTCCAGAACAGCATTTTCTGCCCGGCGTTGTAGCGGTCCACCTCGGGCAGGCGGTCCTCGCGGTTCTGCACCACATCCATGATGCGGGTCAGCCAGATGATGTCGTTCCGGCTCAACAGGTTATGGTGCCAGTAGCGCAGGGCCAGCCCCGAGAACGACAGGAACATCAGCAGGCCGATGTAGGGATGCAGGATGCGCGTCCATGTGCCGCCGCCAAAGAACTGGGTAAACCAGAACATGGAAGGATGGAACAGGGCCAGCCCCGAAAAGCTCAGCATCAGGAAGGTGATGGCGGTGAGCCAGTGGTTGAACCGCTCCGCCGGCCCGTAGCGCTTGATGAGATCGGAAGATTCGTGGCCGCTCATGGCTTTTTCTCCTCTTCTTCCTCTTCGGTCTCGTTGGGGCCGATAGTGACGTAGTGGAAAAACCCGGCCAGGCCCGTGAAGAACAGCGCCGCGGTGGCCAGGGGCTTGAAGATGCCTTTCCACAGGCCCACCGTGGGGCTGATCTCCGGGTCCTTGGGCAGTTCGTTGTAGATCTCCGGCTTGTCCGCGTGGTGCAGCACGTACATCACATGGGTGCCGCCCACGCCGGTTGGGTCGTACAGCCCGGCGTTCTCGAAGCCGCGCTCCTTGAGGTCGACGATGCGCTCGTTGGCGTGCTCGATCATGTCCTCCTTGCTGCCGAAGACCAGGGCCTGGGTCGGACAGGCCTTGATGCAGGCCGGCTCCAGCCCCACCGCCACCCGGTCGGAACAGAGGGTGCACTTGTATACCTTGCTGTCCTTCTCCGACAGGCGGGGGATGTTGAAGGGGCAGCCAGCGATGCAATAGCCGCAGCCGATGCAGTTTTCCTCGTGGAAGTCGACGATGCCGTTGGAGTATTGGATGATCGCCCCCGGCGACGGGCAGGCCTTGAGGCAGCCCGGATCGGCGCAATGCATGCAGCCGTCCTTGCGGATCAACCATTCCAGCGGGCCGTTGACCTCGGTCTCGGCGAAGCGCATCAAGGTCCAGCTATTGGCGGTGAGATCGTGGGGGTTGGTGTAGGACCCCTCATTGATGCCCACCTCCTCGCGCAGGTCGTTCCATTCCTGGCAGGCGGACTGGCAGGCCTTGCAGCCGATGCACTTGGTGACGTCGATGAGCTTGGCCACCTCCGTCATCTCCCGCTGCTGCGGACTGGGGGTGGTGGTGGCGGAACGGCGCACGATATCCAAAGATTGCAATGCCATTTCAGACCTCCGTCCGCCCCTTGAGAATGCGCGCCAGCAGCGAGGTTTTCTCGGTCGCCCCCG encodes:
- a CDS encoding formate dehydrogenase subunit gamma, with amino-acid sequence MSGHESSDLIKRYGPAERFNHWLTAITFLMLSFSGLALFHPSMFWFTQFFGGGTWTRILHPYIGLLMFLSFSGLALRYWHHNLLSRNDIIWLTRIMDVVQNREDRLPEVDRYNAGQKMLFWTMIATIPTLLLTGIVIWRPWFAPYFSIDIIRISALLHALCAFVMISGIIVHIYAALWINGTIGAMVRGTVTRAWAHKHHPGWYKRVMKGEEH
- a CDS encoding methyltransferase domain-containing protein, giving the protein MTYFATDFQNVDGAGAAQRFVQCLRLQQSLEFYRSYKQKTRDLLALKEGDCVLEVGCGTGEDAVALAREVGPSGQVFAVDLSTELLGVARETVMPSGLPVRLIQADARSLPFADSSLDGARIDRTLQHIAEPLQVVAEMSRVVRSGAYVVAMDPDWETLTVDSNHKVLTRILLNVWCDSFPSGGWIGRQLARHFLQAGLVDIQIVPQTLVFNELELADQVLDLSRTAAAAGAAGRASTEEIEEWLEGLAELDRRGQFFSSFTAFIVKGTKP
- the fdxH gene encoding formate dehydrogenase subunit beta produces the protein MALQSLDIVRRSATTTPSPQQREMTEVAKLIDVTKCIGCKACQSACQEWNDLREEVGINEGSYTNPHDLTANSWTLMRFAETEVNGPLEWLIRKDGCMHCADPGCLKACPSPGAIIQYSNGIVDFHEENCIGCGYCIAGCPFNIPRLSEKDSKVYKCTLCSDRVAVGLEPACIKACPTQALVFGSKEDMIEHANERIVDLKERGFENAGLYDPTGVGGTHVMYVLHHADKPEIYNELPKDPEISPTVGLWKGIFKPLATAALFFTGLAGFFHYVTIGPNETEEEEEEKKP